GCGTTAATTCGCATTAAACCAAGAACATCGCCACAACGGTGGTCACAGCCAAGCCGATGAGCACAGGCTTCAAATTCCGTCTAGCGAGCTCGAACGGACTGACGCCGCAAATCGCCGCGGCCGGAATCAGCGCCCACGGGATCAGCGTGCCGCCGCCGACCCATATGGCGGCTACTTGCCCTAGCGCGGTCAACACGGCGGCGCCGGAACCGATCGCGGTTGCGAAGAGCTGCGCAATCGAGCCCGCGAGGGAGATGCCGGAGAAGCCGGAGCCGTCGAGGCCGGTAATCGCGCCGACGACGGTCAGCGTCACGGCACCGACCGCGCCGTTCAGCGGGACATGCCCCGCGAGTGCGACACCGAGATCGTTCACGATCCCGTGCGAGCCATCGGGGAGGATTTTCCCGTACAACTCGGTGAACGCGGAGTCGCCGAGGTAGAAGAAGGCCGCGATTGGAATGACGGGGCCGAATACTTTGAAACCGAAGACGAATCCCTCTATGAGGTAGGAGGTGGTTTGCTCCAGCCCTTGATTGCGATGCGCAAGCAGTGTAACCGCAATCAAAATAAATACTGCGGTGCCGCCAACAAGCGCTGTTGCATCCCCGCCTTGCAGATGTAGCACGAACATTGCTACGACATCCAGGGCGAACAGGAGCGGAATCAGGATCGCCAGCAGTTTTTTCAACTTGGGCGCCAGATTGACTTTGACCTGTTCATCCGCTCCAACCAAGGCACTGCTATCCCCAGCGTTGCTCCCAATAAGGCCATCCCGCCAGGTGCCTTTCTTCATATCCCGCCGCATCATCCAGAATGCCGTAATCGTTGTGACAAGCCCCATCACGATAACCAGGGGAATGCTTGCCTCCATGACGGAGCTCACTGGCAATCCAGCGGCGTCCGCAGTCAATTTGGGCGCGCCTTGAATAATGTAATCCCCCGACAGCGCGATACCGTGCCCAAACAGATTCATAGCCATCGCGGCTCCCAATGCAGGCAACCCAACGCGAACGGCTACAGGAAGCAGAACCGCTCCAATCAACGCGACCCCAGGAGATGGCCAGAAAAACCAAGACGTCACCATCATGATGATACCGATGCCCCAGAAAGCCATGGCAGGTGTCCGCAGAAACCGGGTTAATGGCGCAACCATGGTCTCATTAATTCCTGTGCGTATAAGCACCCGGCTCATTGCCACAACAATGGAAATAATCATAATTGTGCCCATCAGTTCTTTGGTCGCATAAATAAAACTGTTAAAAATCCCCGATACCGACCCGCTTAACGTTTCCGTCGCCAACAAGCCAAGGGCAAAAATACCGACCACACAAATCATTGTGGTATCTCTGCGCTTGATCAAAATCGCAAGAATAAAGCCAATAAATACGAGATAGACCCAATGAATAGGCAATAATTGTATGTCCACTCGAATCACGCATCCTCTCTGCCTGAGCAGCATTTGGTGCTACATTGTATGCTCGGCTAGGCCTAGGCGTTCGCGCATTTCGGGAGTTGACAGGCACCTTGTGGTACAATAGAGGAATTATTTTAATTATGTTAGGGGTATGCGTGCTAATGGCAAGTAATCAACGCTTAGTAACCGATGCCGATTTCCAAGAAGCTGTGGATCGGCAGGCGCCTGTTCGTGTTTTTAAAGATGATCATATCGTGGATTCGAACGCGGTTGTCTTGCGTTTCAGCGACAAAACGATTGTCGTTCAGACAAGGGTCAGTGATTTGACGTACTACGATCGGGACGCATGTGAATTTTTTGAGATGAAACGAAGGTAGGTAGGTAGGTAGGTAGGTAGGTAGGTTCCTTGGTATCCGAACAGACCTAAGAAAAACGGCTGCGCCGCCCTGAGAGATCAACCTCTTATTAGCGGCAAAACCTATGGGGAAGGGAACTCTAGTACGCTATTTAAGCAAATAGCAGGGATACGAGGGCAGTTGCGGAACTACAGGGTCTTATTTCCAACGAAAAGCGCTGAATTTCCTATGAAACAGCAAAATAGCGTACTATAGTTCCCTCTCGATCGCGATAATGCCACTTTTTGCTAGAATAGCGCCCTGTAGTTCCCTCCCTCCACGCAAGACAGCTGAAGTAACTCCTCCGCATTCACTCCAAAACATATAATTGAAATAAGCCTAGCCTGTGCGGCTAGGTTCTTTACAATTTTGTTCTGGGATGAATAGGCAAGCTTCCCCCAAAGGGGCAATGGAGCTTGCGGGACGCCCTTACGAATCCAACACCCCTTATTCGATCAAAATCGATAGATTTAAAATGACAACGAATTCCAGATGCGTTATTTGAAGTAAACGATCACTAATCCGCCTAAAATCCACCTCATAACGCGTCTACAGTTTGTTAGATCTAAAAAGTAGCTATTTTCTCGTATATAAGCATAATACAGTTCGTTAGCAATGGCAGGGGGGCGGGGATTGCAAGTTCGAGTGAGGTTGGGATTGCGGGTTCAGGCGGGGCTCGGATTACGGGTTCAAGCGGGGCGGGGATTGCAAGTTTGAGTGAGGTTGGGATTACGGGTTCAGGCGGGGCTCGGATTACGAGCTCCGGTTGGCTTGAGTTTGCCTATCACCCCCATTTATACCCTTTGTATTTCCCGCCGGAACTCCTACTCCAACAAATAGGTAGCAAGCTGAACGAAGTGAAACCCAGCTTTCTGCAATTCAGGGATGGCTTTGATGACGCCTTCCGCCGTATCTTTCTCTGGGTGATTCATATGCGCAAGCACGATAGAACCGCTTTTGGCTTGGAGCAGCGCACGGTAGACTTGCTCCGTGTTATACGTCGCCCCGGCATCGCCAAGTAGATTATAGCCTGCCAACTGGGCGCCCAAGTCATGGACAATGCTGGCAGCAACGTCATCATAATAGGCCGTGCCTGAGCGGAAAAACAGCGGCCGCCGCCCCGTCAGCTTCTCAATCTGATCGGCATTGTCCGTTACCTCATGGATGACTTCGCTTACGCTTTTGGTTCCAGCAATGCCATACGCCAACCTGCCGTTGACAGACAAGGGACGATGCTCTGTGCCGTGATTCTCGATTTCAAAAAGCGGATTCGCCGCTAACTCAGCAAAGACCTCCGGATTCGCCGCGATCCACCGCGCGTTGATGAACAAGGTCGCGGGGATCTTCTCCTTGATCAAATATTCGATCAGCTTCCGGTCGTATCCACTGCCCTCTTTCCCTCCGCAAGCGTCAAACGTCAGCGCTATCACTTGTTCCTTCGTGACCATATGCGTCCGTACGCCTGCGACTCGTTCCCCCCACTTATGGGGAGCGATTTGGCTGTAACGGTCAACCAAGTCAGAGATATCCGATGCAGACAGGGAGGTATGTGTTACGGTTGCGGGCGGGCGGGACTCGGGAGTGGGCGCTGGCCCCGGTGCAAGGCCGGGCGCGACTGTTGGCTCCCCTCTAGGCGTCTCCGAGCTCAGCGCTGAAGTGGGCGCTGACTCGGAGACGCGGTCGGGCGCGGCCGCTGCTTCCCTGCCAGACACCACCGGGCTCGGCATTGAACTCGTCGCCGAAAGCGGCAAACTTGCTTCAGCCGACTCCGCAGCGCTCTGCGAACGGCTTGACTGACAGCTTGACAGCGCCATCATCGCGAATAGAAAAAAGAGAAAGCACAAGCTGCGCTCTCTCATTTGTGCTTTCTCCAGTCAAGTCCGCTCTTCTCGAGCAGATGTCCAAAATCGTTCTCCAGCCGTTTCTCCTCCGCTTTGCGTGCAGCTTCTGCCTCAGCTCGGAGCGCATCCTTGCGCGCCTGTTCCTCCGCTTTCATTGCGTCAGCCTGAGCCTTCAGCCCCTCCAGAATTTCTGGGCGAAGCAAATCCTTGAGCGTTGCCGGTTTATCTTGCACACTGGTATCAGCGGTTGTGGACGACCATTTCTTCTTAGCCATAACGGGTTCACCTCTGTTCTATTTCTCACACAGTTTTCCCCTTTATTGTACAACTCTACTCGTGCAAATGATAGGGGACAGTGGCGACAACGATATCTTTGTCCGCTTGAAGTTTGGAACGAATACGCGCCGCGGACTGATTGTGGAGCAGTCGGTGCCACCATTTTTTCGGCATAAATTGCGGCAGAATGACCATAATCGATTGTTTTTCCGAAACATGCGTATCGATCCGTTCGATAAATTCAGCCAGCGGCTTCAGAATCGTCCGGTAACGTGATTTGAACACAACAAGCCTTACGCCAGGGTCCCATTTGTCCCACTTCTCCTGCATCGCTTCTTCATCCTCATCGGAGAATGATACGTAGAAAGCAATGACGTTGGGCGATAACGATTTGGCATAGTTCAAGGATTGCGCAACAACGCGGTGAATCCCCGCTACGGGGACAATAATAACAGGCTCCTTCGTGCACACACGCTCATGCTCGATATCAATGCGCAGTTGTTTGGCAACGTCATCATAGTGATGACTCACCTTCGTAATGAGCCAGAGCAGGATTGGCGTCACGATAATGACGATCCAAGCACCCTCGCTGAATTTGGTGAAACAAAAGATCAGCAACACGGCAAAGGAGACAATGCCTCCTAAACCATTAATAAGCGACTTGCCGATCCAGCCTTTCACGCGTTCTTTCAACCATTTGCGGACCAGACCGCTTTGCGCCAGTGTAAAGGATAAGAAAACGCCAATTGCGTATAAAGGAATAAGTGCATCTGTTTTACCTTTGAAAATGATCAAAAGAATACTGGCCAGGACACCTAGCGTGACAATCCCGTAGTGAAAAGACAACCGGTCTCCTCGGTATGAGAACATACGCGGGAAGTTTTTATCTTGAGCCATGATGGAAGCCAAAATAGGGAATCCGTTGAAGCTGGTATTGGCAGCCAACACCAAGATCAGCATGGTGCCGATCTGCGTGGCATAGTATAGCGTTCCACGGCCAAAAGCTTGCTCCGTAACCATCGATAAGACGGATGTGTGACCATGCGGATCAGGCGCGATGCCGTATCCCAAGCTGAGCAGCGTCACACCGCCGAATACGATAGCCAACAGCGTGCCTAGCGAAGCTAATGTGCGCTTGGCATTTTTCACGGATGGTGTGCGGAAATGCGGGACAGCGTCGGAGATAGCCTCGATGCCAGTTACGGCTGAACAGCCGGAAGAGAATGCTTTCAGGATGACGAATAGCGTCAATGAACTTGTCATGGAGCTTGGCGCGAACTGAATCGGATGCATGTTCATCGAACCGCTCAGCATGTCGAAAATCCCTTTGCCAATCAGCAGTAAAATACAAAGAATAAAAAAGTACGTCGGAATCGCGAACACAGTTCCAGACTCGGATGTGCCTCGCAAATTAAGCCAAACCATCAGCCAAACCAAGATCAAAGCAATGGGAACAATATATGGCACCGTGATTGGAAATGCCGACGTGATGGCCGTCACACCGGCCGAGATCGATACCGCAACGGTTAATGTATAATCGATAAGCAGCGAAACTCCTGTGAGTCTCCCCCAAACCATGCCTAAATTTTCTTTGGCTACCATGTAGGCGCCACCGCCCATAGGATAAGCCTCAATCACTTGACGATAGCTGAGCACAAGCAGCGTAATCAAAGCGATAATGGAAATCGCAATCGGCAATGAGAATGCAAAAGCAGCAATGCCCACTGTTGCAAGCTCTAATAGAATTTGCTCTGTACCATAAGCCACCGAAGATAGCGCATCTGAAGAGAGAATGGGTAATGCTTTCCAAACCTGCATTTTTTCAGATTCGAGTTCTGCCGATTTGAGCGGCTTGCCGAATACAATTTTTTTCAATGAATCGCTTGTCATGCTGTGAAATTCCTCCAAATTAGTCTAGTATTGAGTTCTTTTCCCTTTTTAGGACGCAAAAAAACACAAGGATAGACCTTGTGCTTAGCCACATGTTCTCCTTTCTCACGATCGCTTACGAGGTTAGCTGACGGGTTCGGGCCGCGAGAAATCTGCCCTAAAGGTACAATATCATGCACCTTATTCACCCCGTTGAAACCTATGGTTCCCCCGCTTTTCTATTCAGAAAATTAAGCGAAATATTCAGTTATAACTACGTTCTGAATACTACTCTCTTCTCAGTTCATAGTAAAGGATGGAAAAGTCTTAAAAAGTATTATTCCAACCTCTCATTCCTCCAATAATTCGCTTACAACGTTTTGGATCTCTCTCTATCTCTTTTTATCTTCCGATATCGTAGTTCTAGGTCATTTCACAGAAAAAAGCTGCCTTGATGGCAGCTTTTTTTCTTCTAACTTCTGACATGAGAATTGCGAGTTGACATTTTTTGTTTAAAAATCATCTTTTTCCATATAAGTGGAATACCGCCTATGAGGAATAAATAGCGCGCATCGATCATTTTTTTGATCAAAGCAGCGAATTTCCCCTTTACTTTTTTCACTTTCAAAGTGCCAACAGCTTCTCCGCGTCCCAATGAAGCCACAGTCCCTTTGTAGTCATAGGCAAAAGGTCTCAGCGGTTTCCCACGCAAGGTATAAAGTAAATTTCGGGCTGTGTTATAGCCTTGCTGGACGGCGATTTGGGCGTTCGCGGGGTATGGTGTCCCTTCCGGACTCATAACAATGGAGCAATCTCCTGTAATAAACACATCAGGGTATTGCCACGAGCGCAGGTAATCATCCACTTTCACCCGCCCCCGCTGCACATCGAATCCAGCTTGCTGCAGCAAGGCGTTCCCGCGAACACCCCCCGACCAAATGATCGTGCCTGCTCGAATGAACTGTCCATCTCCGAGCCGGACGCCGTCCGCTTCGCAGGCTTGAATGGCAGTCGACAACTTATACTGAACGCCTTTGCGGCGCATCACTTCCATGCCGTATTCCACCAAATCATTCGGCAATCCTGGCGGTAGGGCTGTTGGCGAGGCTTCCACATTAATGATTTGCACGAGAGCCGGATCTACATCATAAGTCCTGCATAGAACCGGGATGCGATCGGCCAATTCCCCGACGAACTCCGTTCCCGTAAAGCCCGCACCCCCAATGACGAATGTCAGATACTCTTTGTGCTGGGGATTCATTTTATACTTGGCAAACATATATTGGGTATGCTGGCGGATGAACCGCACACTATTAATGCTATGAATCGACATCGCATGCTCCCGCAACCCCGGAATGCCGAACGTCTCCGTCTCACTGCCCAAACCTACGACAAGGTAGTCATAGCTCAGCGTATCATCCGTTAAAACAACCTTTTTGTCCGCTGGCAGGATTTGCTGAACGGTGGATTTCACGAAATGAATTTTGCGTTCATCGATAAGATCCCTGATCGCGACGCGGGCATTCTCATGATGATCGGTACCCGCTGCGGGCATATGCAGATGCGTCGTCATATAATGATAATCATGCTTGTTTACCAAAGTAACCGTCATTTCTCCCGATCTGATCAGCTTCTGCAGCCTGATCGCTGTAACAACACCGCCATACCCTGCACCCAGAATCACTACTTTCGCTGGTTTCATCTAAATCCTCTCCTCCGATTGAATCACTTATGCTCTACTGAATCGTGATAATCTGAGGACCAAACCCATGAAAGTGGATATGTGAAAATAATCACATAGTTAATCGAGGGTGACGGGCGGTTTGGCTCTCTCTATATGTTATGATTCAACTCCTGAAAAATCACTAGAAAATCGTCTACGACAAACAAAAAAAAGCCGGAGTGCCCATCCACTCACAGCTTCTTAGGTTTCGCTATATCTTGCAGCCAACGCAGCCGAAAACAATTCATCCCCGCCACCCCAAGCTCTTCCAGCAAGCCATAATTGGCCCAAGCCCCGACGACAGCCCCTATACCGGGAACCAACTGAAGCATTTTGCGAAAATCAATCGTATCGCGGTATTCCTGCTGCAACTGCTTCCAATCCACTTGATCCATATAGGCCTCAGCCGGCGGAAAAGTGTCAGCCACGCTGCGCCAATTTTTGATGGTAAGCAGAAGCTCGGGTTTCTTCTCATGGCTGGAAAAAGCCAATTGAAACACATAGAGAATGAATAGACGCTCTCTGTAGTCCTTCGTCGAATAGCCATAGACATGCGCCAGCTCAAACAGAAATTTCAACTTGATGCCAATTAAAATAGGGAAATCCGCAAGCCCAAGCAGAATCCCTCCCGCTCCTGTCCCTGCTCCCTCGGCAGCGGCGATCTTCTTATAGAGCGCCAGCAATTCCTCTGCTTTCGCATCGCGATCTGCCAAAGAGAGCCCTTGCAGCGGCCCCTGCGCAGGGATGTAATTGATGCCGAACAGAGTTGTCTGAATAATGCCTTTTACCGTTGCGGTAATCGTCGCATGAACCTTGTCAGGGATCAAATTATTGATGCCTGTCTGCATCGATTTGGACGCTCGTTCCACGAGATTTGGGAGCTTATGCTGCCGGATTTCCCAACGTTTGAGCTGTCTGGCCGTTTGCTGTTCGTACAGGGTGTATTCGGACTCCACTGATTTCACCACCGCCATCCCAATAAAGAATTTTCACTACAAGTATATACTTTAAGCAGCCACTTGCACCACCTGGAAAACCTTAACGAATAACAAGTAAAAGTGCAAAACCAACAACCCCCGCAGCCACGATATAACTATCCCGGTTCTGCCACTTTAAAGTACTTTTTTTCAACAGCAGCTGCCTGCCGTCGATTTTCTTCATTTCCATGGCGACAGTCAGCTGCTCGGCTTTGTGGAACATGGCAAGCAGCAGAGGAACGACAAGCGCAGGGATATCCCGTGAGCGGACAGCTCCCGGACGAATGGCTGCCTTGCCTCTTGCTCGGACAATCGCTGAAAACCGCGTCCACTCCCGTAATATCATCGGAATGAACCGAAACATCATGGAGACGGCAAGCGAAAATGATTCAACGGGCAGCTTCACTTTCCGCAGATATTTCAAAGCCCAATTCAGTCCAGCTACCAATTGTCCGTAGGGTGTTGTCACGGCGAGCCAATAGCCATCCATGAGAATAAGAAACAGTCGCGTCACCGTGAATGCCGTGCTCCAACCGCGTTCCAGCGAGTAGCCCAGCCGGAACGATCCCTCCGGCGACGTCCAGTTCATGCCGGCAAGCCAGATCGAGAGGACCATGAAGATAAGGAATGGCACCGCGATCTTCCAACTGCTGCGCAGCACGCTGCGCGGCAGGCCGAGGCTCGCGAGGCCAAGCAGCAGCGCGGAAGCCGCGAGGCCGCTCCATGTCATCTGCTGCATCGTCCCGATGACGAGCAGCAGGTAGAGCAGCCACTTCGCGCGCGGATCGACCCGCAGCCACGCGGCCTGCGGGGGCGGCGCTGCCGCGCTCGCTTCGCGCGCGGGCGGAGCATCCGGCGCTGCCGCTTGCGGCGCCGGAACTTCAGCGCTGCGGCGTTCGCGCAGCGCCTCGAGCATCGCCGGCGCCGCAAGCTCCGGCGTGAGCAGGTCCGGCGCGATGGCGATGCCATAGCGCGCCATCGCAAGCGCGGCCTCCACGCAGCTCGGGAGGCCAACCCCGGCGCGCGCCAGCAGCTCCGGCGCGCGGCACAGCGCTTCAGGCGTGCCGTCGAAGACGAGCGCGCCGCGGTCTAGCACAAGGACACGGTCTGCCAGCGGCAGGAACGTGTCCAGATCATGCGTGGCGATGACGAAGCCGCCACGCTCCCGCTCGCGAATAAGGCGCAGCAATTCGCGAACGGCCGCCGCCTCGAGGCCGGCGGTTGGCTCATCCATGAGGAGCCAATCCGGCGCCGTGGCGAAGGTGGTAGCCAGCGCAAGCCGGCGCTGCTCTCCGCCGCTAAGCGCGAAAGGCGAGCGCTCCATGGCAAAAATGCCACGTGGATCGTGCTCTTCACACGCCTCCCGAATGCGCCTGTCAGATTCGCTAGCCACCAATTTATACGGTCTGAGCGAGTAGGCAAACTCTTGCCTTATACTCCGGGCAAACAATTGCTGCTCAGGGAACTGAAACGTCAAGCCAAGACGCAGAAGATGCGCTTGATTCACTTTCCTTTTGTCCCACAGCGGCTGTTGGTCAATGGCTATTGATCCGCTG
Above is a genomic segment from Paenibacillus sp. HWE-109 containing:
- a CDS encoding polysaccharide deacetylase family protein codes for the protein MRERSLCFLFFLFAMMALSSCQSSRSQSAAESAEASLPLSATSSMPSPVVSGREAAAAPDRVSESAPTSALSSETPRGEPTVAPGLAPGPAPTPESRPPATVTHTSLSASDISDLVDRYSQIAPHKWGERVAGVRTHMVTKEQVIALTFDACGGKEGSGYDRKLIEYLIKEKIPATLFINARWIAANPEVFAELAANPLFEIENHGTEHRPLSVNGRLAYGIAGTKSVSEVIHEVTDNADQIEKLTGRRPLFFRSGTAYYDDVAASIVHDLGAQLAGYNLLGDAGATYNTEQVYRALLQAKSGSIVLAHMNHPEKDTAEGVIKAIPELQKAGFHFVQLATYLLE
- a CDS encoding YqkE family protein, coding for MAKKKWSSTTADTSVQDKPATLKDLLRPEILEGLKAQADAMKAEEQARKDALRAEAEAARKAEEKRLENDFGHLLEKSGLDWRKHK
- a CDS encoding APC family permease; this encodes MTSDSLKKIVFGKPLKSAELESEKMQVWKALPILSSDALSSVAYGTEQILLELATVGIAAFAFSLPIAISIIALITLLVLSYRQVIEAYPMGGGAYMVAKENLGMVWGRLTGVSLLIDYTLTVAVSISAGVTAITSAFPITVPYIVPIALILVWLMVWLNLRGTSESGTVFAIPTYFFILCILLLIGKGIFDMLSGSMNMHPIQFAPSSMTSSLTLFVILKAFSSGCSAVTGIEAISDAVPHFRTPSVKNAKRTLASLGTLLAIVFGGVTLLSLGYGIAPDPHGHTSVLSMVTEQAFGRGTLYYATQIGTMLILVLAANTSFNGFPILASIMAQDKNFPRMFSYRGDRLSFHYGIVTLGVLASILLIIFKGKTDALIPLYAIGVFLSFTLAQSGLVRKWLKERVKGWIGKSLINGLGGIVSFAVLLIFCFTKFSEGAWIVIIVTPILLWLITKVSHHYDDVAKQLRIDIEHERVCTKEPVIIVPVAGIHRVVAQSLNYAKSLSPNVIAFYVSFSDEDEEAMQEKWDKWDPGVRLVVFKSRYRTILKPLAEFIERIDTHVSEKQSIMVILPQFMPKKWWHRLLHNQSAARIRSKLQADKDIVVATVPYHLHE
- a CDS encoding NAD(P)/FAD-dependent oxidoreductase, which gives rise to MKPAKVVILGAGYGGVVTAIRLQKLIRSGEMTVTLVNKHDYHYMTTHLHMPAAGTDHHENARVAIRDLIDERKIHFVKSTVQQILPADKKVVLTDDTLSYDYLVVGLGSETETFGIPGLREHAMSIHSINSVRFIRQHTQYMFAKYKMNPQHKEYLTFVIGGAGFTGTEFVGELADRIPVLCRTYDVDPALVQIINVEASPTALPPGLPNDLVEYGMEVMRRKGVQYKLSTAIQACEADGVRLGDGQFIRAGTIIWSGGVRGNALLQQAGFDVQRGRVKVDDYLRSWQYPDVFITGDCSIVMSPEGTPYPANAQIAVQQGYNTARNLLYTLRGKPLRPFAYDYKGTVASLGRGEAVGTLKVKKVKGKFAALIKKMIDARYLFLIGGIPLIWKKMIFKQKMSTRNSHVRS
- a CDS encoding EcsC family protein, with amino-acid sequence MESEYTLYEQQTARQLKRWEIRQHKLPNLVERASKSMQTGINNLIPDKVHATITATVKGIIQTTLFGINYIPAQGPLQGLSLADRDAKAEELLALYKKIAAAEGAGTGAGGILLGLADFPILIGIKLKFLFELAHVYGYSTKDYRERLFILYVFQLAFSSHEKKPELLLTIKNWRSVADTFPPAEAYMDQVDWKQLQQEYRDTIDFRKMLQLVPGIGAVVGAWANYGLLEELGVAGMNCFRLRWLQDIAKPKKL
- a CDS encoding ATP-binding cassette domain-containing protein gives rise to the protein MPLTLNRIGVQAPDDPNRHLLKELSLELSDGSVTLLIGHTGSGKSTFLQVLAGILEPHSGSIAIDQQPLWDKRKVNQAHLLRLGLTFQFPEQQLFARSIRQEFAYSLRPYKLVASESDRRIREACEEHDPRGIFAMERSPFALSGGEQRRLALATTFATAPDWLLMDEPTAGLEAAAVRELLRLIRERERGGFVIATHDLDTFLPLADRVLVLDRGALVFDGTPEALCRAPELLARAGVGLPSCVEAALAMARYGIAIAPDLLTPELAAPAMLEALRERRSAEVPAPQAAAPDAPPAREASAAAPPPQAAWLRVDPRAKWLLYLLLVIGTMQQMTWSGLAASALLLGLASLGLPRSVLRSSWKIAVPFLIFMVLSIWLAGMNWTSPEGSFRLGYSLERGWSTAFTVTRLFLILMDGYWLAVTTPYGQLVAGLNWALKYLRKVKLPVESFSLAVSMMFRFIPMILREWTRFSAIVRARGKAAIRPGAVRSRDIPALVVPLLLAMFHKAEQLTVAMEMKKIDGRQLLLKKSTLKWQNRDSYIVAAGVVGFALLLVIR